Proteins from a genomic interval of Coccinella septempunctata chromosome 2, icCocSept1.1, whole genome shotgun sequence:
- the LOC123308348 gene encoding uncharacterized protein LOC123308348, with product MVKLFVVVTALHIASVSTCPLSALIPSIDNTGHGGVIIRWYGFFGMASLGKFITRDPTDGVIIVKIRIPTGGRALVVFDADVTLRGIYGHLLIGAESSLGAGMSMGIGSSVRLTKWKWGMFAVSSTGMTKVRDYHFGNYAGNLMQLYDGFLKMMDTDNMVETTRTETETFSVQSGVRGRF from the exons atgGTCAAATTGTTTGTTGTTGTAACTGCATTACATATAGCTAGTGTCAGTACATGTCCTTTATCT GCCCTCATACCGTCGATAGACAACACGGGACACGGCGGCGTCATCATAAGATGGTACGGTTTCTTCGGGATGGCCAGCCTGGGCAAGTTCATCACGAGAGATCCGACAGATGGCGTTATAATCGTCAAAATCAGGATCCCGACCGGCGGACGGGCGTTGGTGGTGTTCGACGCTGACGTCACCCTCAGGGGGATCTACGGCCATCTGCTGATTGGCGCGGAGAGTTCGCTGGGCGCCGGCATGTCCATGGGGATAGGCTCGAGCGTCAGACTGACCAAGTGGAAATGGGGCATGTTCGCCGTGTCCAGCACGGGGATGACCAAGGTCAGGGATTACCACTTTGGAAATTACGCGGGCAACCTGATGCAGCTCTACGACGGATTCTTGAAGATGATGGACACTGATAACATGGTCGAGACGACCAGAACGGAAACGGAAACGTTTTCCGTTCAGTCTGGCGTCAGGGGGAGGTTCTGA